A window of Cellulomonas fimi contains these coding sequences:
- a CDS encoding DUF6807 family protein has product MTQNGWARSAPTIAEVARIAGVSRATVSRVMNGRTTVDAELASRVREVADQLHYRPSNVARSLSLGRTETVAVVVPDLANPMFQQVLRGVASAASESGYRVLVADTAEDSVDEEKVALDARLRCDAVVLVSPRMPEPTLRALLPEIAPVVVVNRAPDGTTPTLGIDYADGIEQIVDHLARLGHRHLLYLAGPTSSASHSARLEALRVAAARREDLRLSEMPAGSSVDSGYAAAQDVLASRATAVVAYNDLVAFGLLARLNELGVAVPGDISITGFDDIELARFATPSLTTATVPQVELGRLAWEHLRRSAAGDDVDPTPPLIRPLLAVRASTGPVPPAVRLRRRTQPVTDRPGEPHVQSAPRWSTDGRAHVLTATVRTGPRPGASTPLARYEPGDTLPPVHSPRPFLHPVHTAAGTALTQTSPVDHRHHYGVSVAVPVVNGTSYWGGRTFLRDEGPTLLPNHGRQVSTGVRLDDDGTTLVDDVLWRDERDRPLLREDRRLSTRALPDERGWALRWTTELRAEHGDLRIESPATNGRPGAGYGGLFWRLPSADLTTVLGEGLVGEEAVHGSRSPWLAFVQRREATTTTLLLVQGPGEARPWFVRVAEYVGAGPALAWDAPVEVPAGDVLRAGLAAVVVDRALTQDEAAVLAAEVWA; this is encoded by the coding sequence GTGACGCAGAACGGGTGGGCGCGCTCCGCGCCGACCATCGCGGAGGTCGCGCGCATCGCGGGGGTCTCGCGCGCCACGGTCTCGCGTGTGATGAACGGCCGGACGACCGTCGACGCCGAGTTGGCGTCCCGCGTGCGTGAGGTCGCCGACCAGCTCCACTACCGGCCGAGCAACGTCGCGCGCAGCCTGTCGCTCGGGCGCACCGAGACCGTCGCCGTCGTCGTCCCGGACCTCGCCAACCCGATGTTCCAGCAGGTGCTCCGCGGGGTCGCCTCCGCGGCGTCCGAGAGCGGGTACCGGGTCCTCGTCGCCGACACCGCCGAGGACAGCGTCGACGAGGAGAAGGTCGCGCTCGACGCACGGCTGCGCTGCGACGCCGTCGTCCTCGTCTCGCCCCGCATGCCCGAGCCCACGCTGCGCGCGCTGCTCCCGGAGATCGCGCCCGTCGTCGTCGTGAACCGCGCCCCCGACGGCACCACCCCGACGCTCGGCATCGACTACGCCGACGGCATCGAGCAGATCGTCGACCACCTCGCGCGGCTCGGGCACCGGCACCTGCTCTACCTCGCCGGCCCGACCAGCAGCGCGTCGCACTCCGCCCGCCTGGAGGCGCTGCGGGTCGCCGCCGCCCGGCGCGAGGACCTCCGGCTGTCGGAGATGCCGGCCGGCTCGTCCGTCGACTCCGGCTACGCCGCCGCGCAGGACGTGCTCGCGTCCCGGGCCACCGCCGTCGTCGCGTACAACGACCTCGTCGCGTTCGGCCTGCTCGCGCGGCTCAACGAGCTCGGCGTGGCCGTCCCCGGCGACATCTCCATCACCGGCTTCGACGACATCGAGCTCGCACGCTTCGCGACGCCGTCGCTCACCACCGCGACCGTCCCGCAGGTCGAGCTCGGGCGCCTCGCGTGGGAGCACCTGCGCCGCTCCGCCGCGGGCGACGACGTCGACCCCACGCCACCCCTGATCCGCCCGCTGCTCGCCGTGCGCGCCAGCACCGGCCCCGTGCCGCCCGCCGTCCGGCTGCGCCGCCGCACCCAGCCCGTCACCGACCGTCCGGGAGAGCCGCACGTGCAGTCCGCCCCGCGCTGGAGCACCGACGGACGTGCGCACGTCCTGACCGCCACCGTCCGCACCGGCCCGCGCCCCGGCGCCTCGACCCCGCTCGCGCGCTACGAGCCCGGCGACACCCTCCCGCCCGTGCACTCGCCGCGGCCGTTCCTGCACCCCGTGCACACCGCCGCCGGCACCGCGCTCACGCAGACGAGCCCCGTCGACCACCGGCACCACTACGGCGTCTCCGTCGCCGTCCCGGTCGTCAACGGCACGTCGTACTGGGGCGGCCGCACCTTCCTGCGCGACGAGGGCCCGACCCTCCTGCCCAACCACGGCCGCCAGGTGTCCACCGGCGTCCGGCTCGACGACGACGGCACGACGCTCGTCGACGACGTGCTGTGGCGCGACGAGCGCGACCGCCCGCTGCTGCGCGAGGACCGCCGGCTGAGCACGCGCGCGCTGCCCGACGAGCGCGGCTGGGCGCTGCGGTGGACCACCGAGCTGCGCGCCGAGCACGGCGACCTGCGGATCGAGAGCCCCGCGACCAACGGGCGCCCCGGCGCCGGGTACGGCGGGCTGTTCTGGCGGCTGCCGTCCGCCGACCTCACGACCGTCCTCGGCGAAGGGCTCGTCGGCGAGGAGGCCGTGCACGGCAGCCGGTCGCCGTGGCTGGCCTTCGTGCAGCGGCGCGAGGCGACGACCACGACGCTGCTGCTCGTGCAGGGCCCGGGGGAGGCGCGGCCGTGGTTCGTGCGCGTCGCCGAGTACGTCGGCGCCGGTCCCGCGCTCGCGTGGGACGCGCCCGTCGAGGTGCCCGCCGGCGACGTGCTGCGGGCCGGGCTCGCCGCCGTCGTCGTCGACCGCGCGCTCACCCAGGACGAGGCCGCGGTCCTCGCCGCCGAGGTCTGGGCGTGA
- a CDS encoding carbohydrate ABC transporter permease, with amino-acid sequence MSVVSEFRRTTGRRGAAGTARGVAGRGEGKVAAVFLAPWFLGLFLITIGPMVMSLYLSFTEYRLLKPPTWIGLENYTRMFEDPRLLNSLRVTFTYVLTAVPLQLIVALGLAMLLDRGLRGLSFYRSVFYLPSLLGGSVAVAILWRQVFGAEGLVNAFLALFGVAGKGWVSDPDTALWTLVALHVWTFGAPMIIFLAGLRQIPEMYYEAASIDGAGKVRQFRSITIPLLTPIIFFNLVLQVIGAFQSFTQAFVVSGGTGGPADSTMFYTLYLYQKGFTALQMGYASAMAWLLVLIVAAMTALNFLASKYWVFYGDD; translated from the coding sequence ATGTCGGTAGTAAGTGAGTTCCGGCGAACGACCGGGAGACGAGGAGCCGCGGGCACCGCCCGTGGCGTCGCGGGACGGGGCGAGGGCAAGGTCGCCGCCGTCTTCCTGGCGCCGTGGTTCCTCGGGCTTTTCCTCATCACCATCGGGCCGATGGTGATGTCGCTCTACCTGTCCTTCACGGAGTACCGGCTGCTCAAGCCGCCGACGTGGATCGGGCTGGAGAACTACACGCGGATGTTCGAGGACCCCCGGCTCCTCAACTCCCTCAGGGTCACGTTCACGTACGTGCTGACGGCGGTGCCGCTGCAGCTGATCGTGGCCCTCGGGCTCGCGATGCTGCTCGACCGCGGGCTCCGCGGCCTGTCGTTCTACCGCTCGGTGTTCTACCTGCCGTCGCTGCTCGGCGGCTCGGTCGCCGTCGCGATCCTCTGGCGTCAGGTGTTCGGCGCGGAGGGCCTCGTCAACGCGTTCCTCGCGCTGTTCGGCGTCGCGGGCAAGGGCTGGGTCTCCGACCCCGACACCGCGCTGTGGACGCTGGTCGCCCTGCACGTCTGGACGTTCGGCGCCCCGATGATCATCTTCCTCGCGGGCCTGCGGCAGATCCCGGAGATGTACTACGAGGCCGCGTCGATCGACGGTGCCGGCAAGGTCCGGCAGTTCCGCAGCATCACGATCCCGCTGCTCACGCCGATCATCTTCTTCAACCTCGTGCTCCAGGTCATCGGCGCGTTCCAGAGCTTCACGCAGGCGTTCGTCGTCTCCGGCGGAACGGGCGGACCGGCCGACTCGACGATGTTCTACACGCTCTACCTCTACCAGAAGGGCTTCACGGCCCTGCAGATGGGCTACGCCTCCGCGATGGCGTGGCTGCTGGTGCTCATCGTCGCCGCCATGACGGCTCTCAACTTCCTCGCCTCCAAGTATTGGGTCTTCTACGGTGATGACTGA